Below is a genomic region from Plasmodium relictum strain SGS1 genome assembly, contig: PRELSG_00_v1_42, whole genome shotgun sequence.
CTACTAGTTTGTTAGAGCCTAAGAGTCATTTTGATATTTATGGAAAAAGTAATGTTATACCTGAGATAGTAGTTAAAGGAAAAAGTGGAAAgatatataaagatatacAAAAAGGTTTGGATATTATAAAGTGAGATAAAAAACAACTAAATAAAGTAACGTAGTTACTTTATTTAGGTGATGGAGAATTGGTCAATGAATAAATCCATTGCCCTTAATTAATATGCATTTTAAGTATttgaaatttaaataattatgtctTCTTTAGGAAAATATTGCattctaaaaaattaagcTATTAGAACCTTGACTAACTTATTGTgtctaattatatattttaagacACATCTcggttataattatattatgtctttttttttaattttttattttttttttgagaaaagagagagattttttttttcgggGAAAGATTTTGAATGGAAAAGACTAGCAAGTGGattacttttaattttttttgaacttttatagatttaaaaaattttagtgatttaattaattttgtattataaataaggcctataatacaaaattataaaggagtcctaaaatttgctctttattaacttggatattcattacttttattcGAGTCTCTGAatatccaattaataaatcagtgtATGTACAAACTAATATGTACTgacactaataaaaataaaaaaaaaaaagaatattttttttttttctggtgagaaaaatttttagtaaataaaaatatatttatcttttataaatataaaagataaaattgataatgtttttgttataatcaatgtatattttgaaataacattgaataatataaagttttgactttattaattgttataaatgagtttttaattataaagaattacttattcttttaattaaaaacatacatacaaactataacaattaataagtctattaaaagagTAATAACATTTTACTCAGTCataaatgctctttattaatttgtttgtttaatattctagcaaagtcattaaacggccaattaataaatcaatacctttattaaccaactattgaacaaacaaattaataaagaacatgtataactaaatatacgtttttatatatatgtgcttattttaattatatatatataatggtattttataatgtataatatttattattatacattaaattattctgtattatttaacatatatatgtttacttttataaatttgtttttatttacaaagaataaatatattcttttaattaaacatacacacaaaaaatttataacaaataataaaaattaaaactccGATTTGTTCAATGTTATCTCAAAATATACGCATTGAATACAACATAGACATACTTTTTCAAATATTAagtttttatgtaaataaaaatcaattctcttttttaattagaaCAAACGTAAACTaacccaaaaaaaaattactttatatatatatatatttttttttttaactggCGTCAGTACATGGCTGACTTCTATTTTCCTTACTAGTAActcattttgttttataaaaggttaataacaattttttttattaatcatatatatataatatcattttaaattttgtatTGCTTCACAGATATATGTTCACTTTTATagatgtatttttatttacaaaggaTAAGtgtattcttttaattaaaaatacacacatattttataacaaataacaaaaagtAAACTTTGagttattcaatgttatataaaaaaaatacaaatcgAATACAACATAAACATattgtttatataaattttaatctttcaattaaaaattaataatatttcaactcaaaaaagaaaatttctcacaaaaattttttctttatttctttttaaattacaaagatatataaaaataaaataaacaaaaaaagtatatttatatattatatatattttttttttttataactatcGTCAATGCATGGCTgacttatattttcttaGCTAGTAAgttaactttatatattataaaaggcCAATagcatcttttattaatcaaCATTATAAGGAGTTTATATACATGAAAAACACTTAAGAGAACAACCTAGCAgtctattaaaaatattttcatatagtTATAAAtgtttacataaaaaaaaatgttatctttttttcgtaacaatatttttacttttatttactcataattatattttattttattttttagttaacgaaaaatgaattaataaatttagtgagtcattttttttaaaaaaatgattattaTAAGAAAGGGAATTTGCatttataaagaattataaatttGTAGAATATAAAGAtcattatacatatatatataatcaaaggtttttattatgaagatttatattaaaataaaaagaaggagatctttttattaaatcgGACAAATGATTCTATAAAATAGTTTATTAAGAATAGTACAAATATCtaagatatttttataaaaaaaattgtaaatgtTACATGAAATAAACTACTTACTTATTTAATGTAATCTAATTTATAAAACACATGCATTCATTACAAAAACACTTTTATAATAACAGGATTAGTAAAGATtgctttttattttctctattaagtttttttcttaatatttttaaaaaatcatcGAACAGGAagttaataaattaaaactaTAGTAACGTTTATAGTAATTTTAATCTTACGTTATgcatttcttcttttaatttacagtagttttaattataaaagttatttataatttatcatTAGGTTTTGTTTGTGTTTGTTCGAGAATTAGAAGAATTGAAAATATTGTTATAGAGAGATTAACAAACAAAAGAGTTAATTGAGGTGTTATTAAATCATATGCAATTGCTACTTTTAGAGATAACAAAAATGAACAacatgataaaataaaagcacAAATTAGGGAAtttacttttaaattattttggcATTTGCTTGAAATTTTCccattaaattttatttttttattttccagTTTTTCCTCTATTTCACTTTGTtctatatctattttttcttctatttcgtctttttcctttattgATTCTAAATCTGTTTCTATCATTTCCTTTTGCTCACGGTATTTTAATCCTTCGTTTGcttgttttattatatcatCATTTTCTGTTAACAATCTTTTGGCTCCtaaatataatatgttttttatttcatttttgtaATTCCATGATCTAAAATAATCGCACTAAAATAACAAGAAAAAGTtaagtatttaaaaaaaaaattttcatattaataaaattttaatttagaaaaatagtaataacaaaaaaacataaaattttttaagtattattattatcctaCATTATTAGAATCTTTTAATATCCAAATTAAAAGgataaatatagaaaattttataggaaaaattaatatattttttttctcttttttgtTGTTTATTTTTGAAGTTGATATATCTTTAGTAGCAAAACCTTTTGCTacatgaaaataatattcgGGATATATACTAATATTGGAGATAACATCACTTTTCCTgctcatttttatttatatatataaatttatttatttataggTATAATTAGTATTAAtaactttaataaaaataaattaaatgattaaatttttaaaattccaagtaaaattaataattgttaaaataccaaaaaaaaaaaaattaaattaaaatattttatttaatttttcattaaaaatatttataaaatttttatgtattaatattattaaaatagaaaagatTAACAAATTATGAACAAttgtatattaaatatttaacgTTAATCATTaggtatattttttaatagttactcttaaaacaaaaatttcaagtatttctaattttttatttgcttaaaaaaaaaaaggtgaaatttaaattataaaattttaaatgaaaaataaattgagAGAAATATTCACGCAATAAATAACTCTagttattttaaatgatatgGTTATATTTAAGGTATTATACCGTACATATCATTAATTCTGGTATAATAGAAAagagaaatataaaatatgaaaataatttataatttaaataaaaaatgcgATGATAATTAATCTATATGTTTTTAAGacatataatat
It encodes:
- a CDS encoding fam-h protein — protein: MSRKSDVISNISIYPEYYFHVAKGFATKDISTSKINNKKEKKNILIFPIKFSIFILLIWILKDSNNCDYFRSWNYKNEIKNILYLGAKRLLTENDDIIKQANEGLKYREQKEMIETDLESIKEKDEIEEKIDIEQSEIEEKLENKKIKFNGKISSKCQNNLKVNSLICAFILSCCSFLLSLKVAIAYDLITPQLTLLFVNLSITIFSILLILEQTQTKPNDKL